In Anopheles arabiensis isolate DONGOLA chromosome 2, AaraD3, whole genome shotgun sequence, the genomic window TAATCAATTTAGACAATTTTAACCCGTTGCAATTAATTAGCTAAAATCACGCATAACCGTGTGGGAAGAGAAGGAGAAATTACACaaggaaatgaaacaaatttgGTGCAAAAACACGCAAATCAGTAAGACAAcatgataaacaaacaaatagcaTGTAAAAAGGATGAACAGTCTTTCAACAAGCCTTTAAGCATTTGTTTTAAGTAGTGCAGAAATGTTCTGTTAGTGTTTTCGTTTGGTCCAGCCACAATACAGTTGCATCCTATGTATTAACCATTAATGCAATtagtttttataaccaaaaaCAGTACGATCTCATAGAAAAGTGCAGAATCACGATCAGTTTCTCAAGTGTAATATTTCAGTTTTGTTACAATTGATATATTGTTTATAGCTGGCTATAATACGATCGATTTTAATTACAACATCAGCAACTAACCTCAAAGGGGCGCTGCAATACACTTGAGAGAATTCAATCATTCTTTGATACTATTCAAACTTAATGTTGATGGAGCTCTCATTTCCCTTACCTTGGTCATACTACCGCTCAAGCTCATAATTGGATCGGAATGTGTcgggggaaaaacaacattcagAAGTAACACGTATAGCGTATGTAATAGCCAAATTTATACCCACATATTATTTTAGTTGAATAGATCATTGTTTAATGATAagaatgcattaaaaaaaaaacaagccaccGTTTTCGATTTAAAAGGTGAGAAATTTGGTGGCCGGCAGGAGCGCGTGTGGTGGAAAGTTTAGCACGAGACAGGGGCACAACACTAAGAGCCATTCAAATCTTAAGCATTACCGCTAAAAAACAGGGGAAAGGCGATACTACTAAACGATAAGCGAGTAAGATAATTATTAAAGCGAAAGGTAAAACTAACGTAACACGATTGTGGCAAGGACGAAAGTACAGTTTAGGTTCTGGGCTGAAGAAAAGTGTAAGAGTCATTACGAGTATGAGGAGCTAGATACGAGGATAGGAACGTATGATTTCGATCTCCCTGAAACGTGGCTTCAATCTAATCGAGTTCATTGAGTTTACCAGCAAGTTGGATGCGTCGCGATCATTCGTGTTCGTATGGGCAGATAGAACGATCAACCCTTGATACCCTGTACATGAGCAGGCGAGTTTACACGAATGGAGAGATGACGTGTCGAAAGCGGAAGCACGATTAGCAGATGGGGAGGTGGCATTTGCGTTGTAAAATTGATGGTAGTTTTCTTTGGACTATTtcgaaataaaattatcaggaaaaaagtaacacaaacacagttgtttagttttgtatGTTCTTTGTAACTCgttcgatttatttttacacacactaaaagtttgtttttatatttcaacTAACGAAGGCACTGTTCTAGTAATCACCTAAGTACGTTCCAGCTTTGCCTCTCTGATCGATGTGGAAGAACCTATGCCAACGGACAGTTCGTTTCCACCAGCACGAGAATGCTGTGCTGCAAAGGATGCACATCGAGCAGCTTCACGTACGATCCCGcgctttgctgttgcttggAGGAGTATAAACTGAATAGAAGGTTAATGCACAAACCGACAATCCATTGTGCGTGAGATTGAAAAAGAACATTTGATGGTGGAGTGCAAGTACTATAGAGTGAAACAAACGTTTGGTGGTTTACTTAAAGCTTTATTTTGCGTAGAATGTGCAGTGCTAAACATATGATTTTAACTATTACACTAGTTTCACTTCCAGTTTATCCGAAGTAGTTTTTGTACGGGCACAGGTAGGGTTGCACGCAGATACCATTACTGTTTCGTAAGAAACCCTTACGGCAGAAGCATCCCACTTCACACACCGTTGGACATTGTGTGGAGCGGCGGCACTTTTCCGTGCACGAGTTGCCACAGTCCGTGTATTCTTCGTTCCGTTTGCAGGCTGGCCGTTGCGTGGTTTGTGCCGGTGTCGAGATGGACGTTGGGCTTTGTGCTATCGTGAAGGGACAACGTGTTATAATCCGGCAACTAGTAAGGACACCCGAGTTTACAGCTTACCATATACACAAATCACTAACACGGACAGTACGATGACTAGAAAGCTTGTTTTGTACATTCTGATACCACTTGGTTGGATTACGAAGGAACGAATGTCCACAGATGGTAAAGCGCTGCTTATATATCGTAGTCGGTGGTCCAATGTTCTAGAAGCTATT contains:
- the LOC120897344 gene encoding cysteine-rich venom protein 6-like; this encodes MVKKLQIASRTLDHRLRYISSALPSVDIRSFVIQPSGIRMYKTSFLVIVLSVLVICVYAQSPTSISTPAQTTQRPACKRNEEYTDCGNSCTEKCRRSTQCPTVCEVGCFCRKGFLRNSNGICVQPYLCPYKNYFG